TTCACAGATAGTTTCTGTTCAAATCAGTGCCAATCAGTGTTTTCCTGTGTTATCCGTGGTTAAATTTTTTCTTCCATCTCTCAATCGCACGCCTCACCTCTTTTGGAGACGTCGAGCCAAACGACTTCTTCAACTGTAACGAAGTTTCCGGTTCGAGAATTTGATAAACATCCTTCTTAAATTCCTTGGAGAATGTTTGATATTCTTTCAGTGAAAGTTGGTTGAGCGTTTTATGTTCTTTCAAACACTTCTGAACAATCGCGCCGACAACAGCGTGCGCTTTCCTGAACGGCAATCCTTTTCTCACAAGATAATCTGCAAGTTCAGTCGCTAAGGTAAAATCCGCTTGAAGTTCCAACTCGAATCTTTCTTTGTTGAACGTGACAGTTTTCAACATTGCTGAGGAAATCTTCAAGCAGTCGGAAAGCGTATCGGCAGAATCGAAGAGCGGTTCTTTATCTTCTTGCATATCGCGGTTGTACGCAAGCGGAAGTCCTTTCATCACGGTGAGAAGCGCAACCAAATTGCCGTACACGCGTCCGGTTTTTCCTCGCACAAGTTCTGCCATGTCGGGATTTTTTTTCTGTGGCATGATACTGCTTCCCGTCGTGAACTCATCTCCGATTTCTGCAAAGTTCCATTCACGCGAAGTCCAGAGAATCATTTCCTCAGCGAACCGGCTCAGGTGCATCATCGTAATTGCGCACGCAGAAAGAAACTCGATGTGAACATCGCGGTCGCTCACTGCATCAATACTGTTATCAATAATCCCAATCATTCCAAGTGAATCCGCTAAGAACGCACGGTCAATCGGAAACGATGTTCCCGCCAACGCACCAGCGCCAAGCGGTGAACGATTCACGCGCTTCAAACAATCATCAAACCGTTCGCCATCCCGTTCAAACATGGAAACATACGCCAGCAGATGATGCACAAGCAGAATTGGCTGTGCGTGTTGTAAGTGCGTGTACCCCGGCATGACGACCTGTTGATATTGCTCTGCCTTGCGGAGAAACGTTTTTTGCAATTGTCTGATTTCCCTCTTGATATGCACGATTACCTTGTGAAGATACAATCGTTCATCAAGTGCAATCTGGTCGTTGCGACTGCGCGCCGTGTGAAGTTTCCCGCCAAGGTCACCGACTTTTTCGAGCAATCGCTGTTCGATTGCCATGTGAATATCTTCAGCGACGAAACGATTCTTGCCGTTCAATTCTTTTCCGAAAGACAACTTGCCCGAACGAATTTCTATCCGAATTTCCTTCAGCGCTTTTTGAATCTTCGCCGCATCCGCTTTTGCAATAATCTTCTGTTTCGCCAGCATCGCAACATGAGCAAGACTTCCTTCGATGTCTTCCTCAAACAATCGCTTATCAACCGGAAGCGAAGAAGAAAACTTCAACGCTTCGGGATGCAACGGTTTCTTAAATCGTCCGTTCCAGACTTTCATAACTCCTCAGGAAATTGATTCGTGTTGATACACGTTGCCGGTTTGAACCTGATGAAACGTCTTAAGAGGCAATCCGAAAATTTTGATGAATCCTTCCGATGCTTTGTGGTCGAACTGGTCTTCGCTTGTGTACGTTGCTAACTTCGCGTTGTAGAGCGAGTGCGGAGATGTTCTTCCTGCAATCGCGACCGTTCCTTTGAAGAGTTTTACTTTCACCGTTCCCGAAACCGTTTTTTGTGTTTCGTTGATGAACGCATCAAGCGCTTTGCGGAGCGGCGAGAACCACAATCCGTTATACACAAGATTCGCGTACTCGTTCGATAATTGATTCTTCATGTGGAACACCGACTTGTCGAGCGTGAGCCGCTCAAGTTCCGTGTGTGCGAAATGGAGAATCGTTGCGGCGGGCGCTTCATAAATTTCCCGCGACTTAATTCCGACCAAACGATTTTCCACCAAATCAATTCTGCCGATTCCGTGAACCCCGCCGATTGTATTTAACTTGCGAAGCAACTCGACCGAATCCATTTCTTTTCCATCGAGCGCGATGGGAATTCCTTGTTCAAATTCAATCGTGATATATTCCGATTCATCCGGCGCACGTTCGGGAGAGACTGTTCGCTGGTACGCGTCTTCCGGCGGCTCGACCATCGGGTCTTCTAAAACTCCGCACTCGATGCTCGTTCCCCAAATATTTTCATCAATCGAATATGGACTTGACGCTGTTGCCGCAACGGGAATTCCGTGTTGTTTCGCGTACGCCATTTCTTCTTCCCGCGATTTGAATTCCCACTCACGTAGCGGCGCTATCACGTTCAACTCCGGCGCAAGCGCGGCAATCGATACTTCAAACCGTACCTGGTCATTTCCCTTTCCTGTGCAACCGTGCGCAATAAACGTTGCGCCTTCTTTCCGGGCGACATCAACCAGCATCTTCGCGAGCAACGGACGACCGAGCGATGTTGCCATCGGATACGATTTTTCATAGAGCGCATTCGCTTTGAGCGCGGGAAAAATATACAACTCGACAAATTCTTTTGTGAGGTCTTCGACGTACGCTTTCGTCGCGCCGGTCTTCAGCGCTTTTTCCTGCACGCCGATGAGTTCTTTTTCCTGACCGAGATTTCCGCTCGCGGTTATGATTTCCGCGTTATACTTTTGCATCAGCCATTTGACCATGACGGATGTATCCAATCCGCCGGAGTATGCAACAACAATTTTCATGATGATTATTTTCCTTCGATTAATGTTTCTTTGAGATAGTTGAGTAATGATTGAGTTTTCTTTTGTGATTCGGGAATGACGAGCAATGTGTTGTCCCCCGCAAGCGTGCCGATGATGCCCGGATGTTTTTGCGCGTCGAGAAATTCCGCAACTACGCTTGCACAACCGGGAAGCGTTTTGATGACAACCATGCTTTCGTTGCACTGAATGGAAATGACTTCTGCACCGACAAGCGGACGAAGAATTTGCACTTCCGCTTCGGGTTGAAGAACGTACCGCGCTCCATCTCCCGATGCAACGCGCGCAAGTCCGAGTTCCTGCATGTCGCGCGATAGCGTTGCCTGCGTAACATTAAAGCCGCGCTTTTTCAGTTGAAGACGCAGTTCATCCTGGTTGGCAACCGGCATTGAGTTGATAATTTCTTTGATGGCGTATTGCCGTGCGATTTTATTCATGCAAATTCCATTTCGTTGTTTGATGAATGAACAAGCTCCGTCCCGATTCCCTCGTTGGTGAAAATTTCCAACAGAAGAGAATGTGTAACCCGTCCATCAATCAAATGAACTTTTTGAACGCCTGCTTTAAGCGCGTTAAACGCAGAATTGATTTTCGGAATCATGCCGTTACTGATGATGCGCGTTGTGATGAGATGATTAGCTTCTTCCAGCGTCATGCTGTGAATAAGATTTCCCTGAGCGAACACCCCTTCGACATCGCTGAGGAACACAAGTTTCTCCGCCTGAAGCGCTGAGGCGATGTTCGCGGCGGCAACATCCGCGTTGATGTTATACACTTGCCCGTTTGCATCAACACCGAGCGGCGCAATGACCGGCATGATGGAATTGTTGAGTAGTAAATTGAGATATGAAGTGTTCACGCCGACAACCTCACCGACGAAACCCAAATCAGTTGCATTCTCCGACTTGTCCGCCGTGGCGGAAAATTTTTTGACAAGGAGAACGCCGGCATCAATGCCGCACAAGCCAACCGCTTCTCCATCGCATTGGTTAATGCGGGCAACGATGTCTTTGTTTGTTTTGCCGGCAAGCACCATCTGCACAACATCAATCATCGCTTCGTCGGTGTAGCGTTGTCCATCAACGAAGCGCGACTCAATGCCAAGCCTGTTGGCAATCTCGGTAATTTCTTTTCCGCCTCCATGAACAATCACAATCTTAATTCCGATTTTCTTCAAGAGGGTTACATCCTGTGCGAACGTTGCTTTGAGTTCATCATCAATCATCGCCGCGCCGCCGTACTTGATGACAAATGTTTTCCCTTCGTACCGTTGGATGTACGGAAGTGCTTCGATGAGGATTTCGGTTTTATCTGAAATTTTATTCAATTGCTACTCGGCTGATTTTAGTTGATGTCGGAGCGATTTAGCCATTGTTT
This sequence is a window from Ignavibacteriota bacterium. Protein-coding genes within it:
- the argH gene encoding argininosuccinate lyase, encoding MKVWNGRFKKPLHPEALKFSSSLPVDKRLFEEDIEGSLAHVAMLAKQKIIAKADAAKIQKALKEIRIEIRSGKLSFGKELNGKNRFVAEDIHMAIEQRLLEKVGDLGGKLHTARSRNDQIALDERLYLHKVIVHIKREIRQLQKTFLRKAEQYQQVVMPGYTHLQHAQPILLVHHLLAYVSMFERDGERFDDCLKRVNRSPLGAGALAGTSFPIDRAFLADSLGMIGIIDNSIDAVSDRDVHIEFLSACAITMMHLSRFAEEMILWTSREWNFAEIGDEFTTGSSIMPQKKNPDMAELVRGKTGRVYGNLVALLTVMKGLPLAYNRDMQEDKEPLFDSADTLSDCLKISSAMLKTVTFNKERFELELQADFTLATELADYLVRKGLPFRKAHAVVGAIVQKCLKEHKTLNQLSLKEYQTFSKEFKKDVYQILEPETSLQLKKSFGSTSPKEVRRAIERWKKKFNHG
- a CDS encoding argininosuccinate synthase, yielding MIIMKIVVAYSGGLDTSVMVKWLMQKYNAEIITASGNLGQEKELIGVQEKALKTGATKAYVEDLTKEFVELYIFPALKANALYEKSYPMATSLGRPLLAKMLVDVARKEGATFIAHGCTGKGNDQVRFEVSIAALAPELNVIAPLREWEFKSREEEMAYAKQHGIPVAATASSPYSIDENIWGTSIECGVLEDPMVEPPEDAYQRTVSPERAPDESEYITIEFEQGIPIALDGKEMDSVELLRKLNTIGGVHGIGRIDLVENRLVGIKSREIYEAPAATILHFAHTELERLTLDKSVFHMKNQLSNEYANLVYNGLWFSPLRKALDAFINETQKTVSGTVKVKLFKGTVAIAGRTSPHSLYNAKLATYTSEDQFDHKASEGFIKIFGLPLKTFHQVQTGNVYQHESIS
- the argB gene encoding acetylglutamate kinase translates to MIDDELKATFAQDVTLLKKIGIKIVIVHGGGKEITEIANRLGIESRFVDGQRYTDEAMIDVVQMVLAGKTNKDIVARINQCDGEAVGLCGIDAGVLLVKKFSATADKSENATDLGFVGEVVGVNTSYLNLLLNNSIMPVIAPLGVDANGQVYNINADVAAANIASALQAEKLVFLSDVEGVFAQGNLIHSMTLEEANHLITTRIISNGMIPKINSAFNALKAGVQKVHLIDGRVTHSLLLEIFTNEGIGTELVHSSNNEMEFA
- the argR gene encoding arginine repressor produces the protein MNKIARQYAIKEIINSMPVANQDELRLQLKKRGFNVTQATLSRDMQELGLARVASGDGARYVLQPEAEVQILRPLVGAEVISIQCNESMVVIKTLPGCASVVAEFLDAQKHPGIIGTLAGDNTLLVIPESQKKTQSLLNYLKETLIEGK